Proteins encoded within one genomic window of Microtus ochrogaster isolate Prairie Vole_2 linkage group LG4, MicOch1.0, whole genome shotgun sequence:
- the Rps12 gene encoding 40S ribosomal protein S12 — protein MAEEGIAAGGVMDVNTALQEVLKTALIHDGLARGIREAAKALDKRQAHLCVLASNCDEPMYVKLVEALCAEHQINLIKVDDNKKLGEWVGLCKIDREGKPRKVVGCSCVVVKDYGKESQAKDVIEEYFKCKK, from the exons ATGGCCGAGGAAGG CATTGCTGCTGGAGGTGTAATGGACGTCAacactgctcttcaagaggtgcTGAAGACCGCCCTCATCCACGATGGCCTCGCACGTGGCATCCGCGAAGCTGCCAAAGCCTTAGACAA GCGCCAAGCCCATCTCTGTGTGCTTGCATCCAACTGTGATGAGCCTATGTATGTCAAGTTGGTGGAGGCCCTTTGTGCTGAGCATCAAATCAACCTGATTAAG gtTGATGACAACAAGAAACTCGGGGAATGGGTAGGCCTCTGTAAGATTGATCGAGAGGGAAAGCCACGGAAAGTAGTTGGTTGCAGTTGTGTAGTGGTTAAG GACTATGGCAAAGAATCTCAGGCCAAGGATGTCATCGAAGAGTACTTCAAGtgcaagaaatga